In Eulemur rufifrons isolate Redbay chromosome 3, OSU_ERuf_1, whole genome shotgun sequence, a single window of DNA contains:
- the TCF24 gene encoding transcription factor 24, with protein MDRGRPASSRLSASAEPAPAASATRDSSPGRTGTGPAGTGGGARCGGGRPAAANAARERSRVQTLRHAFLELQRTLPSVPPDTKLSKLDVLLLATTYIAHLTRSLQDDAEAPADPGLGALRGDGYLHPVKKWPMRSRLYIGATGQFLKHSVSGEKANHDNSPTDSQP; from the exons ATGGACCGCGGACGCCCTGCGAGCAGCCGCCTAAGCGCCAGCGCCGAGCCTGCTCCCGCGGCCTCCGCCACCCGCGACTCGAGCCCCGGGCGGACCGGGACGGGGCCGGCGGGCACCGGGGGTGGCGCGCGTTGCGGAGGCGGGCGGCCGGCGGCGGCGAACGCGGCTCGGGAGCGCAGCCGCGTGCAGACCCTGCGGCACGCCTTCCTGGAGCTGCAGCGCACGCTGCCGTCCGTGCCGCCCGACACCAAGCTGTCCAAGCTGGACGTGCTCCTGCTGGCTACCACCTACATCGCGCACCTCACCCGTAGCCTGCAGGACGATGCCGAGGCGCCGGCGGACCCTGGACTAGGCGCCCTGCGCGGCGACGGCTACCTGCACCCTGTCAAG AAATGGCCTATGCGATCAAGATTATACATTGGTGCTACCGGTCAGTTTCTGAAGCATTCTGTCTCTGGAGAAAAAGCAAATCATGACAACAGTCCAACAGACTCACAGCCTTAG